In Babylonia areolata isolate BAREFJ2019XMU chromosome 19, ASM4173473v1, whole genome shotgun sequence, a single window of DNA contains:
- the LOC143293488 gene encoding uncharacterized protein LOC143293488 isoform X1, translating to MSEFQFREDPYNNIPADDFAPRRPLPEGRLYHFNVIYNHARCPRAATADNVRALQWTRKAVEQLQLEGLVNSYYHDRDCPPGVSFREELDRVITGSEVTVVLLTPGFIRDCWPRYWLLSPFRALFTSSADGDTSAKRTVATHSASTSSSGYHPSSAAGGAAEFSAYSPPDSGLVGVSGNSASFGSEDGDWCGETAEDFSTSIFASAYFPAGYSEDSASSASSIFAVPDSIYTSGPAVRHSSSGKSSRCSPFPTSARTASADPKAPGGPCLRTCSLNKFGDGPNRVGSVVVVALGVEKGGLPAEVGGREVLFLADDCRRDVTGWYRLRALLLAAQPPVSGDGGGVCRSALCGTVLGGGEPRHLSVPTSGHSPRLPTSSCTAEVLESTRKKEDTSRVKSHSTRSRSHPLYGGREFSNITGVSLPSSTRHSMSTSTQRHVSHGDASDLPGSASRRIHGTGAKRHLSLLSPVSSTFVSSSPVSPPKRHHWTPAERDESMVQHSANGATKAHEQHVRDKDKREDDACAVTRSDLALPHLPAPSTRQPCDHQRADRTIDMNTGYNPQRNFGSAEHLYDIQEIPSKLPKDEAEVSGVIDHGQSSQLTPTADRVKKDDSINEPVNSNERIKRTEEVPERPLHEDTRSDVLGLLEQAGRRDVQGDDSQTSAIPEKSTASAIHTSVSRRQEENQAGPATEGPVTGQGYLLHGVDETSPLTPATQVPKEPSSRDSSQGESNTNVAIKISSAHERPDFLEEVNFTNVMKSSEENPAPSVQPSRTHMQDSDGHIPVSASPTVSSSVLTGDVDVDCESSRQQRKTQSADLTNQHDQTFDAETADGTVKEKDRDMKRRHRGTDNDSAGSLRHSSELGEGFAHRDEVDAHVTPDVSLVPGDKVSPVVGNMTNSACLNDNMTTDSCVADHVTNVTSVSDSVFSGQQTPPPSDGKPPLATQSVKDRSLTNTNIEPRSDSDDTALEATEEKSEDITDGIQPRACVQETILTAQTKKPLFTGCVSGSHLDPHQETSESHFSNLPPENRSCSKKSEEFISTDDDQMADRSSSYRAVSEADLLTSPAAPVTVSSHKIPLTDNQVQMVFCSDFVSGTSTQSLGCLTDTRSSESETKMHVSGKELDTRLPEHQAESQPPKKESENHTEQSSRQPVNINTEKQLSENNSDIESPENQHGPQISEYQTNIHQRCYMLDSKMEKESPEKETKKQSREHQMETDPNLIDKETQAWQQFQIQSDTLLKETQSNILPNQNENDMQPHEVQSEILPDEPQLPVNEGDVQSHISPVPVHPQGIHDETLSHRDDIERTPHGNPEEILPHTNSFEIIRNNAQILPHGNSAQTLSVSNLQETLPHEDLEEKLPHVDPEDKLPREDPEHNLPCEDPEDNLPCEDPEDSLPCEDPEDSLPCEDPEDELPREDPEDKLPREDPEDNLPREDPEDNLPCEDPEDSLPCEDPEDNLPLEDPEDNLPHEDPEDNLPREDPEGNLPREDPEDYLPHEDPEDNLPREDPEDNLPHEDPEDSLPPEDPEDNLPREDPEDSLPREDPEDNLPHEDPEDSLPREDPEDNLPCEDPEDSLPRLDLENHLPHFDLEDKLPHVDLENNLPCVHLEDNLPHVDLEDNLPHIDFKDNLPRINFEDTPSHRHPSETLPQEETKQSEDQNGTKQYENQTETQMSGKQTEMHTSETHTVRKVCENQVEVRSLGNDDGMHTIQIQTGDWSLVTQTDIQMSESQAETQMSQSQNGKERRCEDQIETLVAENQTGTQALENQNERRMREGLTETGMSENETEIQMSESENEIQMSESQNELNLAMNRVEAQPSEHKRETLFPECEIELPARNQRNMLSSENLKATSPENQKIVLPPGHETKMLSSEIQTENLSPENQTEMISPENQTNTLTPENETETLLPENETEMSHENQTELLSPENQMSTLSCDNQTDTLSPKNHTGTLSHENETWALSPENETENETETLFPENHEQTSCPKHQTDSQTVEHQTGTEVQTTAESNNADQPSDIWSKEKDETSLSESMSVSIATPLHSTESKTNDHTSPRRQKSDEQVLLTGEENEDSLPQVTITTVFCGKNSETMHISGTRHDNDSDETEQGLADSTTSKTKLKEGNEDFHRKVSFTEDTEQRVADSTAAQTDMKERSNDLHPLVCCAEDDPSLTDYLSSSLDEGTLSPGAAGNDSGFLSGGLFSFGDTSPRVSTPRTRPQDGGSQPVDDQITRHHVPVSQMQGHTEEVGFVESQDSSRVMSVDAALELERDVDVDFVMTNSSHPRNGEGMERLSNTSFGSQTEELPSTSFGSQTEELPSTSFGSQTEGLPSTSFGSQTEGLPSTSLGSQTETLHSTSLASQAGGLACGAPDHPLLDQPSADSSQLAPSEQTRPASSRRAVHFRTDDVSVSSPPAVLGVSTPGLQGRTEAGEGEEDSEVTGEGARAAGSSQAEGAAAALGQPSHLSPAAAEEEETGATEGGESGVQSTMLPALVRMLCHAITRPENPYF from the exons ATGTCGGAGTTTCAATTCCGAGAAGACCCCTACAACAACATCCCAGCAGACGACTTTGCACCGAGACGCCCCCTGCCGGAGGGTCGGCTCTATCACTTCAACGTCATCTACAACCACGCGCGCTGCCCAAGGGCAGCCACTGCGGACAACGTGAGGGCCCTGCAGTGGACCCGGAAAGCCGTGGAACAACTTCAGCTGGAGGGACTGGTCAACAGCTACTACCACGACAGAGACTGCCCCCCAG GTGTGTCCTTCCGAGAGGAACTGGACCGGGTCATCACGGGGTCAGAGGTCACTGTGGTGCTGCTCACCCCAGGCTTCATCAGGGACTGCTGGCCCCGCTactggctgctctcccctttcCGCGCCCTCTTCACTTCTTCCGCTGATGGCGACACTTCCGCTAAAAGGACGGTGGCAACTCACTCGGCGTCTACTTCCTCTTCCGGTTATCACCCTTCATCTGCCGCTGGTGGCGCTGCAGAGTTTTCAGCTTACTCTCCTCCCGATTCCGGGCTGGTGGGAGTTTCTGGCAACTCCGCTTCGTTCGGTTCTGAGGATGGTGACTGGTGTGGAGAAACCGCTGAAGATTTTTCGACTTCCATTTTCGCTTCAGCGTATTTCCCTGCAGGGTATTCCGAAGATTCGGcttcctctgcctcctccatCTTCGCCGTTCCAGACTCAATCTACACGTCAGGACCGGCGGTCAGACACTCGTCTTCAGGGAAGTCTTCAAGATGCTCTCCGTTCCCCACCTCGGCCAGAACGGCGTCCGCCGACCCGAAAGCACCAGGAGGACCCTGCCTGCGGACCTGCAGCCTGAACAAGTTTGGGGACGGGCCCAACAGGGTCggaagcgtggtggtggtggcgctgggggtggagaagggggggttgCCGGCGGAggtcggggggagggaggtgctgTTTCTGGCGGACGACTGCAGGAGGGACGTGACGGGGTGGTACCGTCTTCGGGCACTGCTGCTGGCGGCCCAGCCTCCCGTCAGTGGCGATGGTGGGGGTGTCTGCAGGAGTGCTCTGTGCGGCACGGTTCTTGGTGGCGgtg AACCAAGACACTTGTCGGTACCAACATCTGGACATTCGCCGCGATTACCAACCTCCTCGTGCACAGCGGAAGTACTGGAATCCACCCGGAAGAAAGAAGACACCAGCAGGGTGAAGAGCCACTCCACCCGCAGCAGAAGCCATCCACTCTACGGCGGCAGAGAATTCTCAAACATAACGGGTGTGAGTCTGCCATCTTCCACCCGTCACAGCATGAGCACCTCCACCCAGAGACACGTGTCTCATGGAGATGCCTCAGACCTTCCCGGGTCAGCCAGCCGTCGCATCCATGGAACAGGTGCTAAACGTCACCTGTCGCTTCTGTCACCTGTCTCATCCACGTTTGTTTCTTCATCTCCCGTATCGCCCCCTAAACGCCACCACTGGACCCCTGCAGAAAGAGACGAGTCCATGGTTCAGCATTCGGCTAATGGTGCCACCAAGGCGCACGAACAGCACGTGCgtgacaaagacaagagagaggacGATGCATGTGCGGTAACGAGATCAGACCTAGCTCTGCCTCATCTTCCAGCCCCGTCCACACGGCAGCCATGCGATCATCAACGTGCTGACCGAACAATCGACATGAATACTGGCTATAATCCACAACGGAATTTTGGTTCGGCTGAACATTTGTACGACATCCAGGAAATTCCCAGTAAGCTTCCTAAAGATGAGGCTGAAGTTAGTGGTGTGATTGACCATGGTCAAAGCAGTCAGCTAACACCAACTGCTGACCGTGTGAAAAAGGATGACAGTATCAATGAACCTGTCAACAGCAATGAAAGAATCAAACGAACAGAGGAAGTGCCGGAAAGACCTCTCCATGAAGACACACGGTCAGATGTTCTTGGTCTGTTGGAACAAGCTGGCAGACGAGATGTTCAAGGCGATGATTCACAGACCTCAGCAATACCAGAAAAGAGCACTGCGTCTGCCATCCACACGTCAGTGTCCAGAAGACAAGAAGAGAACCAGGCAGGTCCTGCCACAGAAGGTCCCGTCACGGGACAAGGTTACCTGCTGCATGGTGTTGATGAAACAAGCCCACTTACGCCAGCAACTCAGGTACCCAAAGAACCATCGAGCAGAGATTCATCTCAAGGAGAAAGTAACACCAACGTAGCAATAAAAATTTCATCTGCACATGAGCGACCTGACTTTTTGGAAGAAGTGAATTTTACAAACGTGATGAAATCTTCTGAAGAAAATCCGGCGCCTTCAGTCCAGCCATCAAGAACTCACATGCAGGATTCTGATGGGCATATCCCTGTATCAGCTTCGCCGACCGTATCTTCCTCAGTCCTGACTGGCGATGTCGATGTAGACTGTGAGAGCTCCAGGCAGCAGAGAAAAACACAATCAGCAGATCTCACCAACCAGCATGATCAAACCTTTGATGCAGAAACTGCAGACGGCACGGTCAAGGAAAAGGACAGAGACATGAAAAGGAGACATCGGGGAACTGACAATGATAGTGCGGGTTCTTTGCGCCACTCTTCTGAACTAGGAGAGGGCTTTGCGCACAGAGATGAGGTTGATGCTCATGTCACGCCTGATGTCAGTCTTGTTCCGGGCGATAAAGTTAGCCCTGTTGTTGGCAATATGACTAACTCTGCATGCCTCAATGACAACATGACTACAGATAGTTGTGTTGCTGACCACGTGACTAATGTCACctctgtcagtgacagtgtctttaGCGGGCAGCAAACACCACCACCGTCAGATGGAAAACCACCACTGGCCACACAGTCTGTGAAAGACAGATCTTTGACGAACACAAACATTGAACCCAGATCTGATTCAGACGACACAGCTCTTGAAGCCACTGAGGAAAAGTCAGAGGACATCACAGATGGAATCCAACCCAGAGCATGTGTACAGGAAACCATTTTGACAGCTCAGACGAAAAAGCCGTTGTTCACTGGATGTGTTTCTGGCAGTCACCTTGATCCCCACCAGGAAACCAGTGAAAGTCACTTTTCTAACTTGCCACCTGAAAACAGATCCTGTTCGAAAAAGTCTGAAGAATTCATATCAACTGATGATGATCAGATGGCAGACAGAAGCAGCTCTTACAGGGCAGTTAGCGAAGCAGATCTGCTGACTTCACCAGCAGCACCAGTTACTGTCAGTTCTCACAAAATACCTTTGACTGACAACCAAGTTCAGATGGTATTCTGTTCGGATTTTGTTTCTGGAACATCAACTCAGTCTCTTGGGTGTTTGACCGATACAAGATCGTCAGAGAGTGAAACAAAGATGCATGTGTCAGGAAAAGAACTCGACACACGGTTACCTGAACACCAAGCTGAATCACAACCACctaaaaaagaaagtgaaaatcaTACAGAACAGTCATCGAGACAGCCCGTGAATatcaacacagagaaacagctgTCTGAAAATAATTCTGATATAGAGTCACCTGAAAATCAACATGGGCCACAAATATCTGAATATCAAACTAACATTCATCAGCGTTGTTATATGCTTGATTCCAAGATGGAGAAAGAGTcaccagaaaaagaaacaaaaaagcaatcaCGAGAACATCAGATGGAAACAGATCCAAATTTGATTGACAAAGAAACCCAAGCATGGCAGCagtttcaaatccagtctgacacACTACTAAAGGAAACCCAAAGTAATATTTTGCCAAATCAAAACGAAAACGATATGCAGCCTCATGAAGTCCAAAGTGAAATACTGCCAGATGAACCACAGCTACCTGTCAATGAAGGTGATGTGCAGTCACACATAAGTCCTGTTCCAGTACATCCACAGGGAATTCATGACGAAACTCTATCACATAGAGATGATATCGAAAGAACACCACATGGGAATCCCGAAGAAATTCTGCCACACACAAATTCTTTTGAAATCATTCGAAACAATGCCCAAATACTGCCACATGGAAACAGTGCACAAACACTGTCTGTTAGCAATCTCCAAGAAACTCTGCCCCATGAAGATCTTGAAGAGAAACTGCCACATGTAGATCCTGAAGATAAACTCCCACGTGAAGATCCTGAACATAATCTGCCCTGTGAAGATCCTGAAGATAATCTGCCCTGTGAAGATCCTGAAGATAGTCTGCCCTGTGAAGATCCTGAAGATAGTCTGCCCTGTGAAGATCCTGAAGATGAACTGCCACGTGAAGATCCTGAAGACAAACTGCCACGTGAAGATCCTGAAGATAATCTGCCACGTGAAGATCCTGAAGATAATCTGCCCTGTGAAGATCCTGAAGACAGTCTGCCATGTGAAGATCCTGAAGATAATCTGCCACTTGAAGATCCTGAAGATAATCTGCCACATGAAGATCCTGAAGATAATCTGCCACGTGAAGATCCTGAAGGTAATCTGCCACGTGAAGATCCTGAAGATTATCTGCCACATGAAGATCCTGAAGATAATCTGCCACGTGAAGATCCTGAAGATAATCTGCCACATGAAGATCCCGAAGACAGTCTGCCACCTGAAGATCCTGAAGACAATCTGCCACGTGAAGATCCTGAAGACAGTCTGCCACGTGAAGATCCTGAAGATAATCTGCCACATGAAGATCCTGAAGACAGTCTGCCACGTGAAGATCCTGAAGATAATCTGCCCTGTGAAGATCCTGAAGACAGCCTACCACGTCTAGATCTTGAAAACCACTTGCCACATTTTGATCTTGAAGATAAATTGCCACATGTAGATCTTGAAAACAACCTGCCATGTGTACATCTTGAAGATAATCTGCCACATGTAGATCTTGAAGATAACCTACCACATATAGATTTTAAAGATAATCTGCCACGTATAAATTTTGAAGATACACCGTCACATAGGCATCCTTCTGAGACACTGccacaagaagaaacaaaacaatctgAAGACCAAAATGGGACGAAGCAatatgaaaatcaaactgagacacAGATGAGTGGAAAACAGACTGAGATGCATACATCTGAAACTCACACTGTGAGAAAGGTATGTGAAAATCAGGTCGAGGTTCGATCACTCGGAAACGATGACGGAATGCATACAATTCAGATCCAAACTGGGGACTGGTCACTTGTAACTCAAACTGACATACAGATGTCTGAAAGTCAAGCCGAGACACAAATGTCCCAAAGCCAAAATGGGAAGGAAAGGAGGTGTGAAGACCAAATTGAGACACTGGTGGCTGAAAACCAAACGGGAACACAAGCACTTGAAAACCAAAACGAAAGAAGGATGCGTGAGGGCCTAACTGAAACAGGGAtgtctgaaaatgaaactgagataCAAATGTCCGAAAGCGAAAACGAGATTCAAATGTCTGAAAGTCAAAATGAGTTGAATCTGGCGATGAACAGGGTGGAGGCACAGCCATCTGAACACAAACGTGAAACATTATTCCCAGAATGTGAAATAGAACTGCCCGCTAGAAACCAAAGAAACATGCTTTCCTCTGAAAATCTAAAGGCAACTTCGCCAGAAAATCAGAAAATCGTATTACCCCCTGGACATGAAACTAAGATGCTATCCTCTGAAATTCAAACTGAGAATCTGTCACCTGAAAATCAAACCGAGATGATATCACCTGAAAATCAGACGAACACACTGAcccctgaaaatgaaactgagacgCTGCTTCCTGAAAACGAAACTGAGATGTCCCATGAAAATCAGACTGAGCTGCTTTCCCCTGAAAATCAGATGAGCACACTCTCCTGTGATAATCAGACAGATACCCTGTCCCCTAAAAACCATACAGGCACACTGTCCCATGAAAATGAAACCTGGGCGCTGTctcctgaaaatgaaactgaaaatgaaactgagacgCTGTTTCCTGAAAATCACGAACAGACGTCGTGTCCAAAACAtcaaacagactcacagacagttGAACATCAAACTGGCACAGAAGTACAGACCACAGCAGAATCAAACAATGCAGATCAGCCGTCAGACATTTGGTCAAAGGAAAAAGATGAAACATCTCTTTCAGAATCCATGTCTGTTTCCATTGCAACGCCTCTGCACAGCACTGAGTCAAAAACGAACGATCACACTTCACCACGTCGACAGAAGTCTGACGAACAGGTTTTGCTGACGGGGGAAGAGAATGAAGATTCTCTACCACAAGTTACCATCACCACTGTGTTTTGTGGAAAGAACTCTGAAACAATGCACATATCAGGCACACGgcatgacaacgacagtgacgaAACAGAGCAGGGACTCGCGGACTCTACAACCTCGAAGACAAAACTGAAAGAAGGAAACGAGGACTTCCACCGCAAGGTTTCCTTCACTGAGGACACAGAGCAGAGAGTTGCAGATTCTACTgccgcacagacagacatgaaagaaagaagcaacGACCTCCACCCCTTGGTTTGCTGCGCCGAGGATGACCCCAGTCTGACGGACTATCTCAGCTCCTCTTTGGATGAAGGGACCCTGTCTCCAGGCGCCGCTGGTAACGACTCCGGATTCCTCAGCGGCGGTCTCTTTTCCTTCGGAGACACCTCCCCCAGGGTCAGCACGCCCAGAACACGACCTCAGGACGGCGGCAGCCAACCAGTTGACGATCAGATCACCAGGCATCACGTGCCAGTGTCCCAAATGCAGGGTCACACAGAGGAAGTGGGGTTTGTGGAGAGTCAGGACAGCAGTCGTGTCATGTCTGTGGACGCAGCGCTTGAATTGGAGAGAGATGTTGACGTTGACTTCGTCATGACGAACAGTTCACACCCAAGAAACGGTGAAGGAATGGAAAGACTTTCTAACACTTCGTTTGGTTCTCAGACGGAAGAACTTCCTAGCACTTCGTTTGGTTCTCAGACGGAAGAACTTCCTAGCACTTCGTTTGGTTCTCAGACGGAAGGGCTTCCGAGCACATCGTTTGGTTCTCAGACGGAAGGGCTTCCGAGCACTTCGTTAGGCTCTCAGACGGAAACACTTCATAGCACTTCATTGGCGTCTCAAGCGGGAGGACTTGCTTGTGGTGCACCAGATCATCCTCTTCTTGACCAGCCTTCAGCCGACTCATCACAACTGGCCCCATCAGAACAAACACGTCCTGCCTCCAGCAGGAGAGCTGTCCATTTCAGAACAGACGATGTCAGCGTGTCCAGCCCGCCAGCTGTGCTGGGCGTGTCCACCCCGGGGCTGCAGGGAAGGACCGAGGCAGGGGAAGGCGAGGAAGACAGCGAAGTGACGGGGGAAGGTGCACGTGCCGCTGGTTCATCCCAGGCCGAAGGTGCTGCTGCTGCCCTTGGACAGCCCAGTCACCTGTCTC cagcagcagcagaagaagaagagacgggGGCGACAGAAGGAGGAGAGAGCGGCGTGCAGAGCACCATGCTGCCCGCACTGGTCAGGATGCTGTGCCACGCCATCACCCGGCCCGAAAACCCCTACTTCTGA